A stretch of the Candidatus Delongbacteria bacterium genome encodes the following:
- a CDS encoding site-specific integrase → MTALHKLLGQRHGRPSANRILAFLRAAINRAIREHELDLPNPARGITLYREEARTRRLFTEELPAFFQALREEPNRDVRDFILLALLTGARKQNLLTLRWEQISFGRALWTVPAAESKNGHELTVVLARRALELLQERQQFVTGPYVFPGRPGARAPKSGHMSNPNVGWGRVLARAGLTSLRMHDLRRSLASFQIDTGTPLEVIQKTLGHESKATTEIYARLATGPVRESLERATDEILRQSEPSQQPGNQAS, encoded by the coding sequence GTGACGGCCCTGCACAAACTGCTTGGCCAGCGTCACGGCCGGCCATCGGCCAATCGCATCCTGGCCTTTCTGCGGGCGGCCATCAACCGGGCCATTCGCGAGCACGAACTGGACCTGCCCAATCCGGCCCGGGGCATCACGCTCTACCGGGAGGAGGCCCGCACGCGCCGGCTCTTCACTGAAGAGCTGCCGGCCTTCTTCCAGGCACTGCGCGAAGAGCCCAACCGCGATGTGCGGGACTTCATCCTACTCGCCTTGCTGACGGGCGCACGCAAGCAGAACCTGCTCACGCTGCGCTGGGAGCAAATCTCCTTCGGCCGCGCCCTGTGGACCGTGCCGGCGGCGGAATCCAAGAACGGCCACGAGCTGACGGTCGTACTTGCCCGCCGCGCGCTGGAGCTCCTGCAGGAGCGTCAGCAGTTTGTGACCGGGCCGTATGTGTTCCCAGGACGACCAGGGGCCCGGGCGCCCAAGAGCGGGCACATGAGCAACCCCAACGTTGGCTGGGGGCGCGTCCTAGCCCGGGCCGGACTCACCAGCCTGCGCATGCACGATCTGCGCCGCAGCCTGGCTTCCTTCCAGATCGACACGGGCACGCCGCTGGAGGTGATCCAGAAGACCCTGGGGCATGAATCGAAAGCCACGACAGAGATCTATGCCCGCCTGGCTACGGGTCCGGTAAGGGAGAGCCTGGAACGGGCGACGGATGAGATTTTAAGGCAGAGTGAACCAAGTCAACAGCCTGGGAATCAAGCAAGCTAA
- a CDS encoding T9SS type A sorting domain-containing protein, translating to MRLILFLLAAVLISSGRAAILRVPGDFVGIQVAIDASADGDTVLVSPGTYLERLIIPDRSLTLCSDDLLTGDSLSIDSTIVDAEWLGTALRVRSQGVHVFRLEGLTLQRGRGLYENGRPLGAGVHLESGANVVLRHLVLRENRSTVYGAAIKSADATHPGHVVIEDLRLHPYRVSSDPNSYESQIRILFANRLEARKWRFPTSTLPSDLVLTLADTCFVNDIVVNSQTSVNIGLAFTVVNYLEADSIIMHDCHMQNGTLLSLESTNPSVDVIRVSNITIDGCSNTTDYDDHGPGILEIGSDTLYADHITVRNCFNATYELAYMFAGVSGIVQHMLVEDNECGAEPQEEYGCYLNCAGQMVKSANCSFEDLVIQRNTSHVYPMISSVNPATYAVGGGYGLYVNLYEYLARNENFFRRMIIQDNLVLDHDDYTNNDIRRDANLGRAVHMEIERAYRRKKVVVEDCIFRRNRQPNSAPEEHTSDPEIDGRMVGSSVSFLFGDRNETNRGKLWLKNVLVEDNDDGGLDVIAPVSLNAQNVVVRNNGRMGFLCSSDTLNLTNILVSGTERWESHYTYPYSDMHPSYQTALGLELGYGGTIRNLSLLDNDTEFLFSTNSSSRPRLQIHNSILWGNTCRYLTNPMWDLQEFPPPLFRYTLMDENQVGEGNLYNLSPQFDAQLGPPYLSPTSPCIDSGDPNVAWNDVENPANPGFALWPALGTLRNDMGYTGGPQATEIDTSWVGLQRPKPNPARPEGFTLGNPYPNPFNPVTLIPFSLDRPRHVRLSVHNLLGQEVAVLVDNIVPAGTHAAQFGTKQLASGTYLVTLESGARSESRTITLLR from the coding sequence ATGAGATTGATTCTCTTCCTGCTTGCAGCGGTACTCATTTCATCAGGGCGGGCCGCCATCCTGCGCGTGCCTGGTGATTTTGTTGGCATTCAGGTTGCCATTGACGCGTCAGCTGATGGCGACACAGTTCTAGTTTCGCCGGGTACCTACCTCGAGCGTTTGATTATCCCGGATCGCAGCCTGACTCTCTGTTCTGACGATCTTTTAACAGGCGACAGTTTGTCCATTGACTCAACTATCGTTGATGCTGAATGGTTGGGCACAGCGCTAAGGGTACGCAGTCAAGGTGTGCACGTATTTCGCTTGGAAGGATTAACGCTCCAAAGAGGCAGAGGTCTCTATGAAAACGGCAGGCCTCTGGGTGCAGGCGTGCATTTGGAAAGTGGGGCCAATGTTGTCCTTCGGCATCTCGTTCTTCGGGAGAATAGAAGTACGGTCTATGGCGCAGCAATAAAGTCGGCAGATGCGACACATCCAGGTCATGTCGTGATTGAAGATTTGCGGCTACATCCTTACCGTGTTTCAAGTGATCCAAATTCTTATGAAAGTCAAATACGAATTTTATTTGCGAATCGGCTTGAAGCTCGGAAGTGGAGATTTCCAACTTCGACACTTCCGTCTGATCTTGTACTAACCTTGGCAGACACGTGTTTTGTAAATGATATTGTAGTCAATTCTCAAACCTCGGTGAACATTGGTTTGGCATTCACTGTTGTTAATTACCTCGAGGCGGATTCAATTATTATGCACGATTGTCACATGCAAAATGGAACACTACTTTCCTTAGAATCTACAAATCCATCAGTTGATGTGATAAGAGTGTCAAATATCACAATAGATGGATGTTCCAACACGACTGATTATGACGATCATGGACCGGGAATTCTGGAAATAGGATCAGACACATTGTATGCTGATCACATAACCGTGCGAAACTGCTTCAACGCAACATATGAATTGGCATATATGTTTGCTGGTGTAAGTGGGATTGTACAACATATGCTAGTGGAGGACAATGAATGCGGGGCCGAACCTCAAGAAGAATACGGTTGTTATTTAAATTGTGCTGGACAGATGGTAAAAAGTGCCAATTGTAGTTTCGAAGATCTTGTGATTCAGCGAAATACGTCACATGTGTATCCAATGATCAGTTCAGTAAATCCAGCCACTTATGCCGTTGGGGGCGGGTATGGATTGTATGTTAATCTATATGAGTATCTTGCACGAAATGAGAATTTTTTCAGGCGCATGATCATCCAGGACAACTTGGTTCTGGATCATGACGACTACACCAACAACGACATCCGACGCGATGCCAACCTAGGCCGCGCTGTTCATATGGAAATTGAGCGAGCCTATCGTCGCAAGAAGGTGGTCGTCGAAGACTGCATTTTCCGACGGAATCGCCAGCCCAATTCGGCTCCAGAGGAACATACCAGTGATCCGGAGATTGATGGTCGAATGGTGGGCAGCAGTGTCAGCTTTCTCTTTGGAGATCGAAATGAGACCAACCGTGGCAAGCTATGGTTGAAGAATGTCTTGGTGGAGGACAACGATGATGGCGGTTTGGATGTGATAGCACCTGTTTCTTTAAATGCACAGAATGTAGTCGTGCGCAACAATGGGCGCATGGGTTTTTTGTGTTCATCAGACACCTTGAACTTGACAAATATCCTGGTGTCTGGCACAGAGCGCTGGGAGTCCCATTACACGTACCCTTACAGTGACATGCATCCTTCCTATCAAACGGCTCTGGGACTGGAGCTCGGGTATGGTGGTACCATCCGTAACCTGAGCCTGCTGGACAATGACACGGAGTTCTTGTTCTCGACCAATTCCTCGTCCCGGCCCCGTCTCCAAATCCACAACTCCATCCTCTGGGGCAATACCTGTCGGTATCTGACGAATCCCATGTGGGATTTACAGGAGTTTCCTCCGCCACTTTTTCGCTACACCCTTATGGACGAGAACCAAGTGGGGGAGGGCAATTTGTACAACCTCTCTCCGCAGTTTGATGCTCAATTGGGTCCCCCGTACTTGAGTCCGACATCGCCCTGCATTGATTCGGGGGATCCGAATGTCGCCTGGAATGATGTGGAGAATCCCGCCAATCCCGGCTTCGCTCTATGGCCGGCGCTGGGCACCTTGCGCAATGACATGGGCTACACGGGTGGACCGCAGGCAACTGAAATCGATACCAGTTGGGTGGGCCTTCAGCGACCAAAGCCGAATCCCGCCCGGCCCGAAGGGTTCACGCTGGGCAATCCCTATCCCAATCCGTTCAACCCGGTCACACTCATTCCCTTTTCGCTGGACCGCCCACGCCATGTGCGACTGTCCGTGCACAACTTGTTGGGCCAGGAAGTAGCGGTGCTGGTGGACAATATCGTGCCGGCCGGCACGCACGCGGCGCAGTTCGGCACGAAGCAATTGGCCAGCGGCACCTACTTGGTCACTCTTGAATCAGGCGCGCGAAGTGAGAGCCGGACAATCACTTTGCTTCGATAG